DNA from Tripterygium wilfordii isolate XIE 37 chromosome 4, ASM1340144v1, whole genome shotgun sequence:
accaccatgacTGCTGCCCAAACCCATCTCCCACCACCACTTGTTGCTGCAGTTCTAGCCACTGTTTTGCCCAACAGCACCACCACCTTGCACCACCACAGCCACAACCTCAAGCGCCCGCAGATCCACTCCTCCAAACGATAGCCAGTCTTCTCCAGCAACATCAGCAGCAACAATCACTACCCACATACCCAACAAAACCCCATAACTTTCAGAATCCACAGCTCCAAAAGCAACACCTCCAGCAGCGGAAGACTTACTTGAAACAACAAGAGCTGCAGAGTCAAACGCAGTCTATTCTCTCTTTACTTGTCCATCGAATCAATGTCCTTGAATCCTCTCTCCACCAGTTCTGCACATCTGGGTTTTATCATCCTCCTTCAAGTTTTGTTAGAGATGCTGCTGCTCGGGTTATTCAAGCCCACTTCCGTGCCTTTCTCGTTCGCAGATCAATTACCCTTAGGCAGCTCAAGGAGCTTGCTTGCATCAGATCGAGTTTCAACTCTCTCAAATCCTCTGTCTCTAATGAAAACCATTTCAATGTTGAGGCTGTTTATCAGCAAGCCATGGATTTGCTTCTTAAACTTGATTCCATTCAGGTAAGTCATCTCTGGGTATTTGGTTTTATTCCTTCATTATACAAAAGTTTCCTTTCTAATCTAGGATTTTTGGTATGTGGGTTTTGATTTCAGGGTGGGGATTCAATGATCAGAGATGGGAAGAGGTCAGTTAGCAGAGAATTGGTAAGGTTTTTAGAGTTTGTTGATGGGTTTACTGTGAAAAGGCATGCAGTTTCATTCCAGTCTAGAAAAGCTGTGAAATTGGTGCGTAAAGGTACCAAATCTAGCTACTTGGGGAAGCCTAACGGCAAGAACATTCAGGTTGATAAGAAGGAAATGATAGACAACTTGAGGGAAAGAATTGTAAAGATCCGTGATTTTACTAGGGTTTTTGAGAATGATGAGGAAGAGGTGGAGTTTGAAGGGTTTCAACAAgttattgatgaagaagatgatgatcacGATAACGAAAACTCTAGGCCTACTATTAATGGGAAGTCTGGGATTCCCAAAACTAGAAATGGGATTTTGATCCTGAGGAATGGGAATCAATCTAGCATGAAAAAATCTGTGAGCTTCGCTGAAAATGGGAGCCTGTCAAGGGTTTTTGGCAATGCTTGTAAAACAGTTTCCAGTGGCGTTGGTATTTCAACAGGTGGGCGTGTTTCTAGTGATGATCATGAAGAGGCTGCGGAAAATGAATATGAAGATTCCAAGGGACTCTCTAAGGATGCTGAGGGTAATGAAGAAGCACACTGGTAGAATGGAGGATCACCTCAGAGCAGTGTGGGAGTGAACTTCACATTTTCTGCTCCGGCATCTGTGAAAATGGAATGCAGAGTTGATTTACTGAATAAGAGCAAGGCTGGAAAAGCTTTTACATAATTAATAGG
Protein-coding regions in this window:
- the LOC119997068 gene encoding BAG family molecular chaperone regulator 8, chloroplastic-like produces the protein MASHPHHHHHHHHHHDCCPNPSPTTTCCCSSSHCFAQQHHHLAPPQPQPQAPADPLLQTIASLLQQHQQQQSLPTYPTKPHNFQNPQLQKQHLQQRKTYLKQQELQSQTQSILSLLVHRINVLESSLHQFCTSGFYHPPSSFVRDAAARVIQAHFRAFLVRRSITLRQLKELACIRSSFNSLKSSVSNENHFNVEAVYQQAMDLLLKLDSIQGGDSMIRDGKRSVSRELVRFLEFVDGFTVKRHAVSFQSRKAVKLVRKGTKSSYLGKPNGKNIQVDKKEMIDNLRERIVKIRDFTRVFENDEEEVEFEGFQQVIDEEDDDHDNENSRPTINGKSGIPKTRNGILILRNGNQSSMKKSVSFAENGSLSRVFGNACKTVSSGVGISTGGRVSSDDHEEAAENEYEDSKGLSKDAEGNEEAHW